A region from the Caldicellulosiruptor naganoensis genome encodes:
- a CDS encoding type II toxin-antitoxin system Phd/YefM family antitoxin: MIVNATEFKMRVGKYLKLAEKEEIIITKNGKQVAKLIPIRKSDTSAVDFLYGLLENCSNKEIDVKQIRNERLKKYEGAN, translated from the coding sequence ATGATTGTGAATGCAACAGAATTTAAAATGAGAGTAGGGAAGTATTTAAAACTTGCTGAGAAAGAAGAGATTATTATTACAAAAAATGGAAAGCAGGTTGCTAAACTTATACCAATTAGAAAGAGTGATACCTCTGCAGTAGATTTTTTATATGGTTTGCTGGAGAATTGCAGTAATAAAGAGATAGATGTAAAACAAATAAGGAATGAGAGGCTAAAAAAGTATGAAGGTGCTAATTGA